One Streptosporangiales bacterium genomic region harbors:
- a CDS encoding homoserine kinase, translated as MTVRVRVPATSANLGPGFDTAGLALARYDEVEASVVESGLRVDVEGIGADSLPRTERHLVVRAARAAFEELGGQPAGFAVRCRNAIPHGRGLGSSAAAIVAGVVAARALHGCADPAGAEALPLAARLEGHPDNIAACLLGGVTFAWTDADGTVDAARFDPAPDLTAVALVPPFGLSTRRARGLLPAQVPHADAAANAARAALLAPALTGRLDLLRVATEDRLHQAYREPAMPDTLRLVAALRAAGHAAVVSGAGPAVLVLGSAQSTASARTLAVAAAPDWDVVDVPMDGTGAVVL; from the coding sequence ATGACCGTCCGCGTCCGGGTGCCGGCCACGAGCGCCAACCTCGGACCGGGGTTCGACACCGCGGGTCTCGCGCTCGCGCGGTACGACGAGGTCGAGGCGTCGGTCGTCGAGTCGGGCCTGCGGGTCGACGTCGAGGGCATCGGTGCCGACTCGCTCCCGCGCACCGAACGACACCTGGTCGTACGCGCTGCGCGTGCCGCGTTCGAGGAGCTGGGCGGTCAGCCCGCAGGTTTCGCGGTGCGGTGCCGCAACGCGATCCCGCACGGCAGGGGCCTCGGCTCGTCCGCCGCGGCGATCGTCGCGGGCGTGGTGGCGGCCCGGGCTCTGCACGGGTGCGCCGACCCCGCGGGAGCGGAAGCGTTGCCGCTCGCCGCACGGCTCGAGGGACACCCGGACAACATCGCGGCCTGCCTGCTCGGCGGCGTCACGTTCGCGTGGACGGACGCCGACGGCACCGTCGACGCGGCACGCTTCGATCCCGCGCCCGACCTGACGGCCGTGGCGCTGGTGCCGCCGTTCGGACTGTCCACCAGGCGCGCCCGCGGACTGCTGCCCGCCCAGGTCCCGCATGCCGACGCCGCCGCGAACGCGGCGCGCGCCGCGCTGCTCGCGCCCGCGCTCACCGGCCGGCTCGACCTGCTGCGGGTCGCGACCGAGGACCGCCTGCACCAGGCGTACCGGGAGCCGGCGATGCCCGACACCCTGCGCCTCGTCGCCGCGCTGCGCGCGGCTGGCCATGCGGCCGTCGTGTCGGGCGCGGGTCCGGCCGTCCTCGTGCTCGGCTCGGCGCAGAGCACCGCGTCGGCGCGTACCCTCGCCGTCGCGGCGGCGCCGGACTGGGACGTCGTCGACGTCCCGATGGACGGGACGGGTGCGGTGGTGCTCTGA
- a CDS encoding transcription termination factor Rho: MSDTTQVAQDSVSDESADRASTTPARRRGGLSGMLLSELQQMASGMGITGTAKMRKGELVNAIKERQSGGSGAAAERRNGAPPERAAAAEAQPTLDAGEPVTQSASREQGPPNASAAAEGGRAERGRRTSAERGGSRERPRRSDDQGDERPANEAGRSGGETRDDKRDDQDGRQRGARQQNDRQQSDRQQSDRQQDGGGRDNRQQDGGREGGGRDRQDNRQQDNRQRGGGGGGGGAGGAGGDDDGSGGRRRRGRRFRDRNRGRGTGGERFGGVGGEGEPEVSDDDVLIPVSGILDILDNYAFIRTSGYLPGSDDVYVSLSQVRKHGLRKGDVVAGAVRQPREGERQQKYNPLVRVDSINGMQPDQARGRVEFGKLTPLYPQDRLRLENESSNLTTRIIDLVAPIGKGQRGLIVSPPKAGKTMILQAIANAITTNNPECHLMVVLVDERPEEVTDMQRSVKGEVIASTFDRPADDHTTVAELSIERAKRLVELGYDVVVLLDSMTRLGRAYNLAAPASGRIMSGGVDSTALYPPKRFFGAARNIENGGSLTVLATALIETGSRMDEVIFEEFKGTGNMELILNRKIADKRVYPAIDVDASGTRKEELLLHGEELKIVWKLRRVISSLEMQQALELLLQQMRKTSSNTEFLLQVQKTTPLQQDNKD; this comes from the coding sequence GTGAGCGACACCACGCAGGTCGCGCAGGACTCCGTCAGCGACGAGTCCGCCGACCGTGCATCCACTACACCAGCAAGGCGGCGGGGCGGGCTGAGCGGCATGTTGCTCTCCGAGCTCCAGCAGATGGCCTCCGGCATGGGCATCACAGGCACGGCCAAGATGCGTAAGGGCGAGCTGGTCAACGCCATCAAGGAGCGCCAGTCCGGCGGGTCGGGTGCCGCCGCCGAGCGGCGCAACGGCGCACCGCCGGAGCGAGCGGCCGCGGCCGAGGCGCAGCCCACGCTCGACGCGGGCGAGCCCGTGACGCAGTCCGCGTCACGTGAGCAGGGCCCGCCGAACGCGAGCGCCGCCGCCGAGGGCGGACGCGCCGAGCGTGGTCGGCGCACGTCCGCCGAGCGGGGCGGTTCGCGTGAGCGGCCCCGGCGGTCAGACGACCAGGGCGACGAGCGTCCGGCGAACGAGGCCGGCCGGTCCGGTGGCGAGACGCGCGACGACAAGCGCGACGACCAGGACGGTCGGCAGCGCGGCGCCCGCCAGCAGAACGACCGTCAGCAGAGCGACCGTCAGCAGAGCGACCGCCAGCAGGACGGCGGTGGCCGCGACAACCGTCAGCAGGACGGGGGCCGCGAGGGCGGCGGCCGCGACCGGCAGGACAACCGCCAGCAGGACAACCGCCAGCGCGGCGGGGGCGGCGGTGGTGGCGGTGCCGGCGGTGCCGGTGGCGACGACGACGGAAGTGGTGGCCGGCGCCGTCGCGGGCGCAGGTTCCGTGACCGCAACCGGGGCCGCGGCACGGGTGGTGAGCGGTTCGGCGGCGTCGGTGGCGAGGGCGAGCCCGAGGTCAGCGACGACGACGTCCTCATCCCGGTGTCGGGCATCCTCGACATCCTCGACAACTACGCGTTCATCCGTACCTCCGGCTACCTGCCCGGCTCCGACGACGTCTACGTCTCGCTGTCGCAGGTCCGCAAGCACGGGCTGCGCAAGGGCGATGTGGTCGCGGGCGCGGTGCGTCAGCCGCGCGAGGGGGAGCGCCAGCAGAAGTACAACCCGCTGGTCCGGGTCGACTCGATCAACGGCATGCAGCCCGACCAGGCGCGTGGCCGGGTGGAGTTCGGCAAGCTCACGCCCCTGTACCCGCAGGACCGGTTGCGCCTGGAGAACGAGTCCAGCAACCTGACCACGCGGATCATCGACCTCGTGGCGCCGATCGGCAAGGGCCAGCGCGGTCTCATCGTGTCGCCGCCGAAGGCCGGCAAGACGATGATCCTGCAGGCGATCGCCAACGCGATCACCACCAACAACCCCGAATGCCACCTCATGGTCGTCCTCGTCGACGAGCGGCCCGAGGAGGTCACCGACATGCAGCGGTCGGTGAAGGGCGAGGTCATCGCCTCGACCTTCGACCGTCCGGCCGACGACCACACCACGGTCGCCGAGCTCTCCATCGAGCGGGCCAAGCGCCTCGTCGAGCTCGGCTACGACGTGGTCGTGCTGCTCGACTCGATGACCAGGCTCGGCCGTGCGTACAACCTCGCCGCACCGGCGAGCGGCCGGATCATGTCCGGTGGTGTCGACTCGACCGCGCTCTACCCGCCGAAGCGGTTCTTCGGCGCGGCGCGCAACATCGAGAACGGCGGCTCGCTCACCGTGCTCGCCACCGCGCTCATCGAGACCGGGTCGCGCATGGACGAGGTGATCTTCGAGGAGTTCAAGGGCACCGGCAACATGGAGCTCATCCTCAACAGGAAGATCGCGGACAAGCGCGTCTACCCGGCGATCGACGTCGACGCGTCCGGCACCCGCAAGGAGGAGCTGCTCCTCCACGGCGAGGAGCTCAAGATCGTCTGGAAGCTCCGCCGGGTGATCTCGTCGCTCGAGATGCAGCAGGCGCTGGAGCTGCTGCTGCAGCAGATGCGCAAGACGTCGAGCAACACCGAGTTCCTGCTCCAGGTGCAGAAGACCACCCCGCTGCAGCAGGACAACAAGGACTGA
- the rpmE gene encoding 50S ribosomal protein L31, with protein sequence MKAGIHPEYVETTVTCTCGNTFVTRSTAENGVIHADVCSNCHPFYTGKQKILDTGGRVARFESRYKKARKGSDGDTK encoded by the coding sequence GTGAAGGCTGGAATCCACCCCGAGTACGTCGAGACGACGGTCACCTGCACCTGCGGCAACACCTTCGTCACGCGCAGCACCGCCGAGAACGGCGTGATCCACGCCGACGTGTGCTCGAACTGCCACCCGTTCTACACCGGCAAGCAGAAGATCCTCGACACCGGTGGTCGGGTCGCGCGCTTCGAGTCGCGGTACAAGAAGGCCCGCAAGGGCTCGGACGGCGACACCAAGTAG
- the prfA gene encoding peptide chain release factor 1 codes for MFEVVDDLATEYAELGRQLSDPAIHGDQAKARELGRRYAELGRILTVHKAWQDAGNDLQAAVELSAEDSSFAAEADSLRESRAELEARVRRLLAPRDPADDKDAIVEIKAGEGGEESALFAGDLLRMYSRYAEQRGFRTEVLDGTESGLGGYKDVTLAVKVRGGPPEPGAGPYGLLKFEGGVHRVQRVPVTESQGRIHTSAAGVLVFPEAEEYEVEVDEKDLRIDVFRSSGPGGQSVNTTDSAVRITHVPTGVVVSCQNERSQLQNRDRAMRMLRARLLALRQAEAEKEASAARRNQVRTVDRSERVRTYNFPENRISDHRTGYKAYNLDHVLDGELEPVIRSLLDADSAARLAASQT; via the coding sequence GTGTTCGAGGTCGTCGACGATCTCGCCACCGAGTATGCCGAGCTGGGGCGGCAGCTCTCCGATCCCGCGATCCACGGGGACCAGGCGAAGGCACGCGAGCTGGGCAGGCGCTACGCCGAGCTCGGCCGCATCCTCACGGTCCACAAGGCATGGCAGGACGCCGGCAACGACCTGCAGGCCGCGGTGGAGCTCTCGGCCGAGGACTCGTCGTTCGCCGCCGAGGCCGACTCGCTGCGCGAGAGTCGCGCCGAGCTGGAGGCGCGGGTACGACGCCTGCTCGCGCCGCGCGACCCGGCCGACGACAAGGACGCGATCGTCGAGATCAAGGCGGGCGAGGGTGGCGAGGAGTCGGCGCTGTTCGCCGGCGACCTGCTCCGCATGTACTCCAGGTACGCCGAGCAGCGAGGGTTTCGCACCGAGGTGCTCGACGGCACCGAGTCCGGGCTCGGCGGCTACAAGGACGTCACCCTGGCGGTGAAGGTCAGGGGCGGCCCCCCCGAGCCGGGCGCGGGACCGTACGGCCTGCTCAAGTTCGAGGGCGGCGTGCACCGCGTCCAGCGGGTTCCGGTGACCGAGTCGCAGGGCCGCATCCACACCTCCGCCGCTGGCGTGCTCGTGTTCCCCGAGGCCGAGGAGTACGAGGTCGAGGTCGACGAGAAGGACCTCCGCATCGACGTCTTCCGGTCCTCGGGACCCGGCGGCCAGAGCGTCAACACGACCGACTCGGCCGTCCGCATCACGCACGTGCCGACCGGCGTCGTGGTCTCGTGCCAGAACGAGCGCAGCCAGCTGCAGAACCGCGACCGCGCCATGCGCATGCTCCGGGCACGGCTGCTCGCACTCCGGCAGGCCGAGGCGGAGAAGGAGGCGTCGGCGGCGCGGCGCAACCAGGTGCGCACGGTGGACCGGTCCGAGCGCGTGCGCACGTACAACTTCCCGGAGAACCGCATCTCCGACCACCGCACGGGCTACAAGGCCTACAACCTCGACCACGTCCTCGACGGCGAGCTCGAGCCGGTGATCCGGTCGCTGCTCGACGCCGACTCGGCGGCGCGGCTGGCCGCCTCCCAGACGTGA
- the prmC gene encoding peptide chain release factor N(5)-glutamine methyltransferase has protein sequence MRDTGERADLRETLAAATERLRAAGLEAPRADAEILAAHVLGVLPARVALADAFTAPQGEAYDVAVDRRTAHEPVQHITGTAYFRHLTLAVGPGVFVPRPETESLAGWVVDALAGRDGAVVVDLCTGSAAVALAVATERPGVRVHAVEVDEHAYAWARRNVDTVAPDAVRLHLGDAREALHDLDGGVDVVVANPPYVPTGADVPADVRRDPELALYAGPDGLDGVRLVAGVAARLLAPGGLLACEHDDGHGEAAPALLRRLQGWTDVRDHDDLAGRPRFVTAMREPPT, from the coding sequence GTGCGGGACACCGGCGAGCGCGCCGACCTCAGGGAGACCCTCGCGGCGGCGACGGAACGGTTGCGTGCCGCGGGGCTCGAGGCGCCGCGGGCCGACGCCGAGATCCTCGCCGCCCACGTGCTCGGCGTGCTACCTGCACGGGTGGCGCTCGCCGATGCGTTCACCGCACCGCAGGGCGAGGCGTACGACGTGGCGGTCGACCGGCGCACGGCGCACGAGCCCGTGCAGCACATCACCGGCACCGCGTACTTCAGGCACCTCACGCTCGCCGTCGGTCCCGGGGTGTTCGTGCCGCGGCCGGAGACCGAGTCGCTCGCCGGTTGGGTGGTCGACGCGCTCGCCGGGCGCGACGGCGCCGTGGTGGTCGACCTGTGCACCGGTTCCGCGGCGGTCGCGCTGGCGGTCGCCACCGAGCGCCCCGGCGTCCGCGTCCACGCGGTCGAGGTCGACGAGCACGCGTACGCGTGGGCGCGCCGCAACGTCGACACCGTCGCGCCGGACGCCGTCCGGCTGCACCTCGGCGACGCCCGCGAGGCGCTCCACGACCTCGACGGCGGCGTCGACGTCGTCGTCGCGAACCCCCCGTACGTCCCCACCGGCGCCGACGTGCCGGCCGACGTCCGCCGCGATCCCGAGCTCGCCCTCTACGCGGGTCCCGACGGTCTCGACGGCGTCCGCCTGGTCGCCGGGGTCGCCGCGCGCCTGCTCGCACCCGGCGGGCTGCTCGCGTGCGAGCACGACGACGGCCACGGGGAGGCGGCGCCGGCGCTGCTGCGGCGTCTGCAAGGCTGGACCGACGTACGAGACCACGATGACCTGGCCGGCAGGCCGAGGTTCGTCACCGCGATGCGGGAACCCCCCACATGA
- a CDS encoding threonylcarbamoyl-AMP synthase: MSRTYDCADLDEREAGVREAADAVSRGELVVLPTDTVYGVGADAFTPDAVGALLAAKARGRDLPVPVLVGSETMLSGIVSDLPDDASVLTGEFWPGGLTIIVRHAPSLAWDLGDSLGTVAVRMPLHPVALALIAETGPLAVSSANVSGSPPAVTVDEAADQLGDSVAVYLDGGRCEDSVPSTIVDLTGDVPYVSRVGVIGLEELRKVLPGLAESNPAE; encoded by the coding sequence GTGAGCAGGACGTACGACTGCGCGGATCTCGATGAGCGGGAGGCGGGCGTCCGCGAGGCTGCCGATGCCGTGAGCAGGGGCGAGCTCGTGGTCCTGCCCACCGACACCGTGTACGGCGTGGGTGCCGACGCCTTCACGCCTGACGCCGTGGGGGCGCTGCTGGCGGCGAAGGCGCGCGGTCGCGACCTGCCCGTGCCGGTGCTCGTCGGCTCCGAGACCATGCTGTCCGGCATCGTGTCCGACCTGCCCGACGACGCGTCGGTGCTCACCGGGGAGTTCTGGCCGGGCGGCCTCACGATCATCGTCCGACACGCCCCCTCGCTCGCCTGGGACCTCGGCGACAGCCTCGGCACCGTTGCGGTCCGCATGCCCCTGCACCCCGTCGCGCTGGCGTTGATCGCCGAGACCGGGCCACTCGCCGTCAGCAGCGCCAACGTCTCCGGCAGCCCGCCCGCCGTGACCGTCGACGAGGCCGCCGACCAGCTCGGCGACAGCGTCGCGGTCTACCTCGACGGCGGACGCTGCGAGGACTCCGTCCCGTCGACGATCGTCGACCTGACCGGCGATGTCCCGTATGTCAGCCGCGTGGGCGTGATCGGTCTCGAGGAGCTGCGCAAGGTGCTCCCCGGCTTGGCAGAATCGAATCCGGCGGAGTGA
- a CDS encoding AAA domain-containing protein has protein sequence MSEAQRSGEATLLDAVLREVKRVIVGQDRVIERLVVCLLAQGHALLEGLPGLAKTLAAETLSTTVGGKFARIQFTPDLLPADIMGTRIYRQSTETFDVELGPVFVNFLLADEINRAPAKVQSALLEVMAEHQVSIGGKTYPVPEPFLVLATQNPIEQEGVYPLPEAQSDRFLMKILVPYPHPLEEVEIVERMGVNPPHAQPVLELEQLVAIQTAVKQIRVDRPVLDYAVTLVLATRDPDRYGLEDLKPMLTCGASPRASLGLIAAGRALALLRGRDFLVPQDVYDVAADVLRHRLVLSYEALAQSLSADEIVSRVLQGIGLPRLDGSTPLTGTPRHLPPNGAPPPHPDHRVQAGQAGPPAPYRG, from the coding sequence ATGTCCGAGGCACAGCGCTCAGGTGAGGCGACGCTCCTGGACGCGGTGCTCCGTGAGGTCAAGCGGGTCATTGTCGGTCAGGACCGGGTCATCGAACGGCTCGTCGTATGCCTGCTCGCGCAGGGGCACGCGCTGCTCGAGGGCCTGCCGGGGCTGGCGAAGACGCTGGCCGCCGAGACCCTCTCGACCACGGTCGGCGGGAAGTTCGCGCGCATCCAGTTCACCCCCGACCTGCTCCCCGCCGACATCATGGGCACCCGCATCTACCGGCAGTCGACCGAGACCTTCGATGTCGAGCTCGGGCCGGTCTTCGTCAACTTCCTGCTCGCGGACGAGATCAACCGCGCGCCGGCGAAGGTGCAGTCGGCGCTGCTGGAGGTCATGGCCGAGCACCAGGTGTCGATCGGCGGCAAGACCTACCCGGTGCCGGAGCCGTTCCTCGTCCTCGCCACCCAGAACCCGATCGAGCAGGAGGGTGTCTACCCGCTGCCCGAGGCGCAGTCCGACCGCTTCCTGATGAAGATCCTGGTGCCGTACCCGCACCCGCTCGAAGAGGTCGAGATCGTCGAGCGCATGGGCGTCAACCCGCCGCACGCCCAGCCGGTGCTCGAGCTCGAGCAGCTCGTCGCGATCCAGACGGCGGTCAAGCAGATCAGGGTCGACCGGCCGGTGCTCGACTACGCCGTCACCCTGGTCCTCGCGACCCGTGACCCCGACAGGTACGGCCTGGAGGACCTGAAGCCGATGCTGACGTGCGGCGCGAGCCCGCGCGCGAGCCTCGGCCTCATCGCCGCCGGGCGTGCGCTCGCCCTGCTGCGCGGCCGCGACTTCCTCGTCCCGCAGGACGTCTACGACGTCGCCGCCGACGTGCTGCGGCACCGCCTGGTGCTCTCGTACGAGGCGCTGGCGCAGAGCCTCAGCGCCGACGAGATCGTCTCGCGGGTGCTCCAGGGCATCGGCCTGCCACGGCTCGATGGCTCGACCCCGCTCACCGGCACGCCGCGACACCTGCCGCCCAACGGTGCGCCGCCGCCGCACCCCGACCATCGTGTCCAGGCCGGGCAGGCAGGCCCGCCCGCCCCGTACCGGGGTTGA
- a CDS encoding DUF58 domain-containing protein — protein MPPEQVTQPSIFAGGTEEILRRLELTVTRKLDGLLQGEYHGLVPGHGSEYGETRAYQLGDDVRHIDWNVTARMIEPFVRETIADRELETWLCVDVSASLDYGTAACEKDDLAVAAAGAVAFLTQRVGNRIGAVLGRPGGYTTIPARSGRVHVTGLLRTLMTHLDADEGQTRLAAAIRRTGMMARRRGLVVVISDFLDDSDWSTELRRLTTRHNVLVVEVIDPVEMAIPNVGVITVFDPETGNGREIDTGNARMRRRYAEAATQERERIGAAIRSAAADHLVLHTDRDWLHDLVQFVAQRRERIARMARRTH, from the coding sequence ATGCCGCCAGAACAGGTGACGCAGCCGAGCATCTTCGCCGGAGGCACCGAGGAGATCCTGCGCAGGCTGGAGCTCACCGTCACGCGGAAGCTCGACGGCCTGCTGCAGGGGGAGTACCACGGCCTCGTGCCCGGACACGGCAGCGAGTACGGCGAGACGCGCGCGTACCAGCTCGGCGACGACGTCCGGCACATCGACTGGAACGTCACGGCGCGGATGATCGAGCCGTTCGTGCGCGAGACGATCGCCGACCGTGAGCTCGAGACGTGGCTGTGCGTCGACGTCAGCGCCAGCCTCGACTACGGCACGGCCGCGTGTGAGAAGGACGACCTCGCGGTGGCGGCGGCGGGCGCCGTCGCGTTCCTCACCCAGCGCGTGGGCAACAGGATCGGCGCGGTGCTGGGCAGGCCGGGGGGCTACACGACGATCCCGGCCCGGTCGGGCCGCGTGCACGTGACGGGGCTGCTCCGCACCCTGATGACGCATCTCGACGCCGACGAGGGCCAGACGAGGCTCGCCGCGGCGATCAGGCGTACCGGCATGATGGCGCGGCGCCGCGGGCTCGTCGTGGTGATCTCCGACTTCCTCGACGACAGCGACTGGTCGACCGAGCTGCGGCGGCTCACCACCAGGCACAACGTGCTCGTGGTGGAGGTGATCGACCCGGTCGAGATGGCGATCCCCAACGTCGGGGTGATCACCGTGTTCGACCCCGAGACCGGCAACGGTCGGGAGATCGACACCGGCAATGCGAGAATGCGTCGCAGGTACGCCGAGGCGGCGACGCAGGAGCGCGAGCGGATCGGTGCCGCCATCCGTTCCGCCGCGGCCGACCACCTCGTGCTGCACACCGACCGGGATTGGCTGCACGATCTCGTGCAGTTCGTCGCTCAGCGGCGGGAGCGGATCGCGCGCATGGCGAGGAGGACCCACTGA
- a CDS encoding VWA domain-containing protein produces MHFLSPGRLWLGLLILALIGLYIFMQRRRKRYAVRFTNINLLDKVAPRRPSWRKHLPAVAFLCTLAIVLIAAARPAYAVKVPRERATVILAMDVSPSMLSGDVEPDRISAAKEAAKKFLDTVPPKINVGLVAFSRSGSVKVPPTTDRAAMATGIDDLQVDKYTAIGEGIFSSLDAVKLAPKPDGSDKRVPAAVVLMSDGESTVGRSNEEAANAAKRQKVPVSTIAFGTDSGTVTIPPDPFPQTVSPDPDALRMIAEITGGKFYEAQDAKRLNQVYQDLGSSIGYVKEYKETTGRWAFIGAGLMFLTALIGLALTSKFP; encoded by the coding sequence ATGCATTTCCTCTCGCCGGGCAGGTTGTGGCTCGGCCTGCTGATCCTGGCGCTCATCGGCCTCTACATCTTCATGCAGCGGCGCAGGAAGCGGTACGCCGTCAGGTTCACCAATATCAACCTCCTCGACAAGGTCGCCCCCCGTCGCCCGAGCTGGCGCAAGCACCTGCCTGCCGTCGCGTTCCTGTGCACCCTCGCGATCGTGCTGATCGCGGCGGCGCGTCCCGCGTACGCGGTCAAGGTCCCGCGAGAGCGGGCGACCGTGATCCTGGCGATGGACGTCTCGCCGTCGATGCTGTCCGGCGACGTCGAGCCCGACCGGATCAGCGCCGCCAAGGAAGCGGCGAAGAAGTTCCTGGACACCGTCCCGCCGAAGATCAACGTCGGCCTGGTGGCGTTCTCCAGGAGTGGCAGCGTCAAGGTGCCGCCGACGACCGACCGTGCGGCGATGGCGACCGGCATCGACGACCTGCAGGTGGACAAGTACACGGCCATCGGCGAGGGCATCTTCTCGTCGCTCGACGCAGTCAAGCTGGCGCCGAAGCCCGACGGCAGCGACAAGCGCGTGCCGGCGGCGGTCGTGCTCATGTCCGACGGCGAGTCGACCGTCGGTCGCTCGAACGAGGAGGCGGCCAACGCCGCGAAACGGCAGAAGGTGCCCGTCTCGACGATCGCGTTCGGCACCGACTCCGGCACCGTGACGATCCCGCCCGACCCGTTCCCGCAGACCGTCTCGCCCGATCCCGATGCGCTGCGGATGATCGCCGAGATCACCGGCGGCAAGTTCTACGAGGCCCAGGACGCGAAGCGGCTCAACCAGGTCTACCAGGACCTCGGCTCGTCCATCGGCTACGTCAAGGAGTACAAGGAGACCACCGGACGCTGGGCGTTCATCGGCGCCGGGTTGATGTTCCTCACGGCTCTGATCGGTCTGGCGCTGACGAGCAAGTTCCCGTAG
- a CDS encoding aminotransferase class I/II-fold pyridoxal phosphate-dependent enzyme → MTAREVPFWGPDFAQLRDDDPEIAEVVLGELDRLRGGLQLIASENFSSPAVIAALGSTLTNKYAEGYPGRRYYGGCEQVDIAEEIGIARAKELFGAEHANLQPHSGAQANFAAYAALLSPGDTVLAMDLKHGGHLTHGSKVNFSGKWFDVVSYGVRQDDELIDYDEVRDLAKQHRPKMIVCGATAYSRLIDFEAFRSIADEVDAKLMVDAAHFIGLVAGKAIPSPVPYADVVCFTTHKVLRGPRGGMILCREELAKAIDKSVFPFAQGGPLMHSVAAKAVALKEALQPSFADYARQVIANAQALAAALEADGMRPVSGGTDTHLALIDLRAVGVTGKDAETRCDAAKITLNKNAVPFDPQPPMTASGIRVGSPSVTTQGMTTTEMKEVASLIGRAVRDEDGSATTEIAGAVGALVARFPAYPV, encoded by the coding sequence ATGACCGCGCGAGAGGTTCCGTTCTGGGGCCCCGACTTCGCCCAGCTCCGTGACGACGACCCCGAGATCGCCGAGGTGGTCCTTGGTGAGCTCGACCGGTTGCGTGGTGGCCTCCAGCTCATCGCCAGCGAGAACTTCAGCTCGCCGGCCGTGATCGCCGCCCTCGGCTCGACGCTCACCAACAAGTACGCGGAGGGCTACCCGGGCCGGCGCTACTACGGCGGATGCGAGCAGGTCGACATCGCCGAGGAGATCGGCATCGCGCGCGCCAAGGAGCTCTTCGGCGCGGAGCACGCAAACCTCCAGCCGCACTCCGGTGCGCAGGCGAACTTCGCGGCCTACGCCGCGCTGCTCTCGCCCGGCGACACCGTCCTCGCGATGGACCTCAAGCACGGTGGGCACCTCACCCACGGCAGCAAGGTAAACTTCTCCGGCAAGTGGTTCGACGTCGTCTCGTACGGCGTACGGCAGGACGACGAGCTCATCGACTACGACGAGGTGCGCGACCTCGCCAAGCAGCACCGGCCGAAGATGATCGTGTGCGGCGCGACCGCGTACTCGCGGCTGATCGACTTCGAGGCGTTCCGCTCGATCGCCGACGAGGTCGACGCCAAGCTGATGGTCGACGCGGCGCACTTCATCGGACTGGTGGCGGGCAAGGCGATCCCGTCGCCTGTCCCGTACGCCGACGTCGTCTGCTTCACCACGCACAAGGTGCTGCGCGGTCCCCGCGGCGGCATGATCCTGTGCCGGGAGGAGCTCGCCAAGGCGATCGACAAGTCGGTCTTCCCGTTCGCGCAGGGTGGCCCGCTGATGCATTCCGTCGCCGCCAAGGCCGTGGCGCTCAAGGAGGCGCTGCAGCCGAGCTTCGCCGACTACGCGCGCCAGGTGATCGCCAACGCACAGGCACTCGCCGCGGCTCTCGAGGCCGACGGCATGCGGCCGGTCTCCGGCGGCACCGACACCCACCTCGCACTGATCGACCTCCGTGCAGTCGGCGTCACGGGCAAGGACGCCGAGACGCGGTGCGATGCGGCGAAGATCACGCTGAACAAGAACGCCGTCCCGTTCGACCCGCAGCCACCGATGACCGCGTCCGGCATCAGGGTCGGCTCGCCGTCGGTCACCACCCAGGGCATGACGACCACCGAGATGAAGGAGGTCGCGTCGCTCATCGGCCGGGCCGTCCGCGACGAGGACGGCTCCGCGACCACCGAGATCGCCGGAGCGGTCGGCGCGCTGGTGGCCAGGTTCCCGGCGTACCCGGTCTGA